The following proteins are co-located in the Manihot esculenta cultivar AM560-2 chromosome 9, M.esculenta_v8, whole genome shotgun sequence genome:
- the LOC110623756 gene encoding uncharacterized protein LOC110623756 isoform X1 translates to MSLSLFPSPLERTVASALLLLSNTKPLSPSPEFGFDGGTDKALREGSESKSSSEEISSSKSHSSSLTSDNDSSKEIRAAHNLRIVAVVARCHEMKFKVVRKRRTKVIWSSDSEHPEVVLALPATVSSKSESTEASCLSSTSSAASSARSCYEIRSMKRNQMESCENPKRRKVDSGYGSGSSYMRRQAEKILDFLSRGSSSEVRIRQVLGDSPDTSKALRMLLKLEEIKRSGTGGRLDPYLYKFQLLTEE, encoded by the exons ATGAGTTTGTCTCTGTTTCCTTCTCCTCTTGAACGTACTGTTGCTTCTGCTCTTCTCCTTCTCTCAAACACCAAACCTCTCTCTCCTTCTCCAGA GTTTGGATTTGATGGTGGCACTGATAAGGCGCTGAGAGAGGGAAGCGAAAGCAAGAGTAGCAGCGAGGAGATTTCGAGCTCAAAATCACACTCTTCGTCTCTTACCAGTGATAATGATTCGTCTAAGGAAATTCGAGCGGCCCATAACCTCAGGATCGTCGCTGTTGTGGCTCGGTGCCATGAGATGAAGTTCAAG GTGGTGAGAAAGAGACGCACTAAGGTCATCTGGAGCTCCGACTCCGAGCATCCGGAAGTCGTCCTTGCTCTGCCTGCGACGGTGTCTTCAAAATCCGAGTCGACAGAGGCCTCCTGCTTATCAAGCACGTCCAGTGCGGCGTCAAGCGCGCGAAGCTGCTATGAGATCAGAAGCATGAAAAGGAACCAAATGGAGAGCTGTGAAAATCCAAAGAGGCGTAAAGTGGACTCTGGTTATGGCTCGGGCTCGTCTTACATGAGGCGACAGGCCgaaaaaattttggatttcctgTCTCGCGGAAGTTCCTCTGAAGTGAGAATACGCCAAGTGCTCGGTGACAGTCCAGACACTAGCAAAGCTCTCAGAAT GCTGTTGAAGCTGGAAGAGATCAAAAGATCAGGGACAGGAGGACGATTGGATCCCTATCTTTACAAG TTTCAATTGCTGACTGAGGAGTAA
- the LOC110623756 gene encoding uncharacterized protein LOC110623756 isoform X3: protein MFGFDGGTDKALREGSESKSSSEEISSSKSHSSSLTSDNDSSKEIRAAHNLRIVAVVARCHEMKFKVVRKRRTKVIWSSDSEHPEVVLALPATVSSKSESTEASCLSSTSSAASSARSCYEIRSMKRNQMESCENPKRRKVDSGYGSGSSYMRRQAEKILDFLSRGSSSEVRIRQVLGDSPDTSKALRMLLKLEEIKRSGTGGRLDPYLYKFQLLTEE, encoded by the exons AT GTTTGGATTTGATGGTGGCACTGATAAGGCGCTGAGAGAGGGAAGCGAAAGCAAGAGTAGCAGCGAGGAGATTTCGAGCTCAAAATCACACTCTTCGTCTCTTACCAGTGATAATGATTCGTCTAAGGAAATTCGAGCGGCCCATAACCTCAGGATCGTCGCTGTTGTGGCTCGGTGCCATGAGATGAAGTTCAAG GTGGTGAGAAAGAGACGCACTAAGGTCATCTGGAGCTCCGACTCCGAGCATCCGGAAGTCGTCCTTGCTCTGCCTGCGACGGTGTCTTCAAAATCCGAGTCGACAGAGGCCTCCTGCTTATCAAGCACGTCCAGTGCGGCGTCAAGCGCGCGAAGCTGCTATGAGATCAGAAGCATGAAAAGGAACCAAATGGAGAGCTGTGAAAATCCAAAGAGGCGTAAAGTGGACTCTGGTTATGGCTCGGGCTCGTCTTACATGAGGCGACAGGCCgaaaaaattttggatttcctgTCTCGCGGAAGTTCCTCTGAAGTGAGAATACGCCAAGTGCTCGGTGACAGTCCAGACACTAGCAAAGCTCTCAGAAT GCTGTTGAAGCTGGAAGAGATCAAAAGATCAGGGACAGGAGGACGATTGGATCCCTATCTTTACAAG TTTCAATTGCTGACTGAGGAGTAA
- the LOC110623756 gene encoding uncharacterized protein LOC110623756 isoform X2, producing the protein MSLSLFPSPLERTVASALLLLSNTKPLSPSPEFGFDGGTDKALREGSESKSSSEEISSSKSHSSSLTSDNDSSKEIRAAHNLRIVAVVARCHEMKFKVVRKRRTKVIWSSDSEHPEVVLALPATVSSKSESTEASCLSSTSSAASSARSCYEIRSMKRNQMESCENPKRRKVDSGYGSGSSYMRRQAEKILDFLSRGSSSEVRIRQVLGDSPDTSKALRM; encoded by the exons ATGAGTTTGTCTCTGTTTCCTTCTCCTCTTGAACGTACTGTTGCTTCTGCTCTTCTCCTTCTCTCAAACACCAAACCTCTCTCTCCTTCTCCAGA GTTTGGATTTGATGGTGGCACTGATAAGGCGCTGAGAGAGGGAAGCGAAAGCAAGAGTAGCAGCGAGGAGATTTCGAGCTCAAAATCACACTCTTCGTCTCTTACCAGTGATAATGATTCGTCTAAGGAAATTCGAGCGGCCCATAACCTCAGGATCGTCGCTGTTGTGGCTCGGTGCCATGAGATGAAGTTCAAG GTGGTGAGAAAGAGACGCACTAAGGTCATCTGGAGCTCCGACTCCGAGCATCCGGAAGTCGTCCTTGCTCTGCCTGCGACGGTGTCTTCAAAATCCGAGTCGACAGAGGCCTCCTGCTTATCAAGCACGTCCAGTGCGGCGTCAAGCGCGCGAAGCTGCTATGAGATCAGAAGCATGAAAAGGAACCAAATGGAGAGCTGTGAAAATCCAAAGAGGCGTAAAGTGGACTCTGGTTATGGCTCGGGCTCGTCTTACATGAGGCGACAGGCCgaaaaaattttggatttcctgTCTCGCGGAAGTTCCTCTGAAGTGAGAATACGCCAAGTGCTCGGTGACAGTCCAGACACTAGCAAAGCTCTCAGAATGTGA
- the LOC110622687 gene encoding glutathione S-transferase L3 isoform X2, with amino-acid sequence MAATAFDKSVKEELPPVLNPTAEQPPLFDGTIRLYLAYGCPFAQRVWITRNYKGLQDDIKLIPLNLQSKPAWYGEKVYPSNRVPALEHNGKIIGESLDVMKYLDSNFDGQSLLPDDPAKKEYAEELFVYTDTFNKIVFTSFKGDPVKEAGSAFDYLENALHKFDDGPFLLGQFSLVDIAYTTFVERFHVFLLEVFKYDITAGRPKLAAWIEEMNKIEAYKQTKLDPKEHVESFKKYFLAQ; translated from the exons ATGGCTGCTACTGC TTTTGATAAGAGCGTGAAAGAGGAATTGCCTCCAGTGCTGAATCCCACCGCTGAGCAACCTCCACTTTTCGATGGAACCATAAG GCTGTATCTTGCCTACGGATGTCCATTTGCACAACGAGTGTGGATCACCAGGAACTACAAG GGATTGCAAGACGATATCAAGCTAATTCCTCTCAACCTTCAAAGCAAGCCTGCTTGGTATGGAGAGAAAGTTTATCCCTCCAATAGG GTGCCAGCTTTGGAACACAATGGAAAAATCATTGGGGAGAGTCTTGATGTGATGAAGTACCTCGATAGCAACTTTGATGGGCAATCTCTTCTCCCTGAT GATCCTGCTAAAAAAGAGTATGCTGAAGAGTTATTTGTCTACACTGACACATTCAACAAAATTGTATTTACTTCATTCAAGGGAGATCCAGTAAAAGAAGCTG GTTCTGCTTTTGATTACTTGGAAAATGCTCTTCATAAATTTGATGATGGGCCATTTTTGCTTGGCCAATTCAGTTTG GTGGATATAGCCTATACTACATTTGTTGAAAGATTCCATGTCTTCTTATTAGAGGTGTTCAAATATGATATCACTGCAGGCAGGCCTAAACTTGCAGCTTGGATTGAG GAGATGAACAAGATTGAGGCTTACAAGCAGACAAAATTAGATCCTAAAGAGCATGTTGAATCATTCAAGAAGTACTTTCTT GCTCAGTAA
- the LOC110622687 gene encoding glutathione S-transferase L3 isoform X1: MAATAFDKSVKEELPPVLNPTAEQPPLFDGTIRLYLAYGCPFAQRVWITRNYKGLQDDIKLIPLNLQSKPAWYGEKVYPSNRVPALEHNGKIIGESLDVMKYLDSNFDGQSLLPDDPAKKEYAEELFVYTDTFNKIVFTSFKGDPVKEAGSAFDYLENALHKFDDGPFLLGQFSLVDIAYTTFVERFHVFLLEVFKYDITAGRPKLAAWIEEMNKIEAYKQTKLDPKEHVESFKKYFLVST; the protein is encoded by the exons ATGGCTGCTACTGC TTTTGATAAGAGCGTGAAAGAGGAATTGCCTCCAGTGCTGAATCCCACCGCTGAGCAACCTCCACTTTTCGATGGAACCATAAG GCTGTATCTTGCCTACGGATGTCCATTTGCACAACGAGTGTGGATCACCAGGAACTACAAG GGATTGCAAGACGATATCAAGCTAATTCCTCTCAACCTTCAAAGCAAGCCTGCTTGGTATGGAGAGAAAGTTTATCCCTCCAATAGG GTGCCAGCTTTGGAACACAATGGAAAAATCATTGGGGAGAGTCTTGATGTGATGAAGTACCTCGATAGCAACTTTGATGGGCAATCTCTTCTCCCTGAT GATCCTGCTAAAAAAGAGTATGCTGAAGAGTTATTTGTCTACACTGACACATTCAACAAAATTGTATTTACTTCATTCAAGGGAGATCCAGTAAAAGAAGCTG GTTCTGCTTTTGATTACTTGGAAAATGCTCTTCATAAATTTGATGATGGGCCATTTTTGCTTGGCCAATTCAGTTTG GTGGATATAGCCTATACTACATTTGTTGAAAGATTCCATGTCTTCTTATTAGAGGTGTTCAAATATGATATCACTGCAGGCAGGCCTAAACTTGCAGCTTGGATTGAG GAGATGAACAAGATTGAGGCTTACAAGCAGACAAAATTAGATCCTAAAGAGCATGTTGAATCATTCAAGAAGTACTTTCTTGTGAGTACCTAA